TGAAACCGTCGATGATCGTGTTCGACACCGTTTACAATCCCGAAAGCACGCTGTTGGTCAAGGACGCACGGGCACGGAGCTGCACGGTCGTGACCGGCGTCGATATGTTCATCCGGCAGGCGGCCCTGCAATTCAAGCTGTTCACCGGCCAGGACGCCCCCGCCGAACTGATGCGTGAAAGGCTCAAACGGACGATCGGCCCGGCCAAGCAGTAGTGGTTAGTGGTTAGTGGTTAGTGGTTAGTGGTTAGTGGTTAGTGGTTAGTGGTTAGTGGTTAGTGGTTAGTGGTTAGTGGTTAGTGGTTAGTGGTTAGGGACGGCGATCCCAAGACCCAAGACCAAAGACCCCAATCCAAAATCCAAAATCCAAAATTGCCTCCACCCCGTCCTGCATGAAACTCGTTCTCATCGGCTATCGAGGCACTGGCAAGAGCACGGTTGCCCGGCATCTCGCCTTGGAACTGGGCTGCGATTGGGTCGACGCCGATGTAGAAATTGAATTGAAGGCGGGCAAGTCGATCGCCGCCCTCTTCACCGATGACGGTGAGGGCCGTTTTCGCGACCTGGAAGAGGAAGTGCTGGCGGAACTGGTGTCGAGAGAGAACCTGGTCATTGCGGCCGGCGGCGGCGCCGTGTTGCGTGAGGCGAACCGGCGGCAGCTTGCCCGCTGCGACCGTGTCGTCTGGTTGCAAGCGTCGCCGGCGACGATTCTCAAGCGGACCGCGCTCGATGCCACGACGGCCGGCCGGCGACCGAAACTCACCACGGCCGGCGGCGAGGAGGAAGTCGTGCGCCTGTTGACCGAGCGCGGACCGCTTTACAAGCAGTGTGCCGACATGCAAATTGACACCGACGAAAAATCACCGGGCGAAATCGCCCAAGTAATCATCGAGCAGATTCATCTCTAAAAGGAAATCTCGTGATCGAACTGGAGAAAATACCGATTTACTACCGGCTGGCGGCCGTCTTTGCCGCCGGTGTGTTGTTGGGACACATCGCCACCCTGCTGGCTTATGGTCTTAGTATGCGGCCGGGCCGCAATCCTTGGTCGCGGTTGCACCCTTACGATGGGCGCGGCCGTTGGCGCGATCGGCTGCCGCTCGTCGGCTGGTGGCGGCTGGCCCGCAAAAGCGAAACCTTGGGCCGCGGTTTTTGGATCTCGCCGCTGCTGGCCGAACTCTTGATGGGTGCTCTCTGTGCGGCACTCTACTGGTGGGAGGTCGAACGGGGCATGCTGGTCTCGGGGGGCCAAGTGGCGGCCGGCGCCAAGATACCGCCGAGTCCGATCACCTGGGAAATCATGTACGCGATCTTCGCCGCCCACGTGGTGTTGTCGTTCTTCATGCTTGCCGCGACGCTCATCGACTTCGACGAGCGGATTATTCCCGACGAA
This sequence is a window from Pirellulales bacterium. Protein-coding genes within it:
- a CDS encoding shikimate kinase, producing MKLVLIGYRGTGKSTVARHLALELGCDWVDADVEIELKAGKSIAALFTDDGEGRFRDLEEEVLAELVSRENLVIAAGGGAVLREANRRQLARCDRVVWLQASPATILKRTALDATTAGRRPKLTTAGGEEEVVRLLTERGPLYKQCADMQIDTDEKSPGEIAQVIIEQIHL